In Mycolicibacterium phocaicum, one DNA window encodes the following:
- a CDS encoding phage tail protein, producing the protein MTAPAAQPGNWVDPHRSYNFELIIDKVASGHFTEVSGLGVKIERISYREAGLSQVVRMVPGRAVYSPVVLRAGLTSSTELWDWLMLAVSGQVDRRLVQIVLRDPAGTGEVMRWTLANAWASEWHGAVLDAMSHELAIETLVIAHEGIQRVTNNGSGASSA; encoded by the coding sequence ATGACCGCACCAGCAGCACAACCAGGCAACTGGGTCGACCCACACCGGTCGTACAACTTCGAGTTGATCATCGACAAAGTCGCCAGCGGCCACTTCACGGAAGTCAGCGGCCTCGGTGTGAAAATCGAGCGGATTTCGTATCGCGAAGCAGGGCTGAGCCAGGTCGTCCGCATGGTTCCGGGGCGCGCCGTCTATTCCCCGGTGGTACTCCGGGCCGGACTCACATCATCGACAGAACTGTGGGACTGGCTGATGCTGGCCGTATCCGGTCAGGTCGACCGCCGACTCGTGCAGATCGTCTTGCGCGACCCTGCCGGCACCGGGGAAGTCATGCGGTGGACCCTGGCCAACGCGTGGGCCTCCGAGTGGCACGGTGCGGTGCTTGATGCCATGAGCCACGAGTTGGCAATCGAGACGTTGGTCATCGCACACGAAGGTATCCAGAGGGTCACCAACAATGGCTCCGGCGCGTCGTCTGCGTAG